In Bordetella holmesii ATCC 51541, the following proteins share a genomic window:
- the dnaG gene encoding DNA primase has product MQLRKGGANLLGLCPFHNEKSPSFTVSPTKQFYHCFGCGAHGSAITFLMEHTGANFPEAVRTLAASAGMTVPEESRSPRQQAESARRKAEVSRHTQVLDAAQAHYLRLLRSSPDAIAYLKQRGLTGSVAKAFGLGWAGTDRHGLAKVFDNYDDPTLVEAGLVIESEDGRRYDRFRERVMFPIRNTRGSLIGFGGRIIGKGEPKYLNSPETPVFSKGHELYGLWEARLAIRQEGVVIVVEGYMDVVGLAQLGIGNAVATLGTSTTPDHVKKLLRTSDKVVFSFDGDAAGRRAAWRALQACLPVLRDDIAIRFLFLPAEHDPDSYVREFGAEAFREQMGQASALSRFLLDELASRHNLGEAEGRASCLHEAKPLLAGIPECGLKTQIERELARLVQLTPEEMSQALAQFAAQMQAQAAARQQVQAGQMPAETVMPAVVGRSDSAVRVDEPPPDWAYEPISDADHDVYSVGAMGDGGGWHSGSKPQAGYKSRGDWKGKGERKGDWKGRGRRDDVGGYEGRRVMPSLARRLLCLLLAHPELVDTMGDQQLEVIDHGPNLGLVRDLIVLAQASGARHVGALMEAADPDSDLYVVLKGLRADMMAQEDLPEPLTEWNDALRRIEIDILRGDMTSLVNEGLQTEEARKRYAELRQRLAVLSTAGLR; this is encoded by the coding sequence GTGCAGTTGCGCAAGGGCGGGGCCAACCTGCTTGGCCTGTGCCCCTTTCACAACGAGAAAAGCCCGTCTTTTACCGTCAGTCCAACCAAACAGTTTTATCACTGCTTCGGTTGTGGAGCCCATGGTAGCGCCATCACCTTTTTGATGGAGCACACGGGTGCGAATTTCCCCGAGGCCGTGCGTACGCTCGCCGCCTCGGCGGGAATGACGGTTCCCGAAGAATCTCGCAGCCCACGCCAGCAAGCCGAATCGGCTCGCCGCAAAGCCGAGGTTTCGCGTCATACCCAGGTTCTCGATGCCGCCCAGGCGCATTATTTGCGGCTGCTTCGCAGCTCGCCGGACGCCATCGCCTATCTGAAGCAGCGGGGGTTGACCGGGTCTGTCGCCAAGGCCTTTGGTCTGGGATGGGCTGGCACCGATCGGCATGGCCTGGCCAAAGTATTCGACAACTACGATGATCCGACGCTGGTAGAGGCCGGCCTGGTAATCGAGTCGGAGGATGGGCGGCGTTATGACCGCTTCCGGGAACGCGTCATGTTCCCCATCCGCAATACGCGGGGTAGCCTGATTGGCTTTGGTGGCCGGATAATCGGCAAGGGCGAGCCCAAGTACCTCAACTCACCGGAGACGCCGGTCTTCAGCAAAGGTCATGAGCTCTATGGCCTGTGGGAGGCTCGGCTAGCCATCCGCCAGGAAGGCGTGGTGATTGTCGTTGAAGGCTATATGGATGTGGTCGGCTTGGCGCAGTTGGGCATTGGTAATGCCGTAGCTACGCTGGGTACGTCGACGACGCCAGACCACGTCAAGAAACTTCTGCGCACCAGCGACAAAGTCGTTTTCAGTTTTGATGGCGACGCTGCCGGACGGCGTGCGGCGTGGCGGGCGTTACAGGCATGTCTGCCCGTCTTGCGCGACGATATTGCCATTCGTTTTCTCTTTCTGCCGGCCGAGCACGACCCGGACTCCTATGTGCGGGAGTTTGGTGCCGAAGCGTTTCGCGAGCAGATGGGGCAGGCCAGCGCCTTATCGAGGTTTTTGCTCGACGAGCTGGCCTCTCGCCACAATCTGGGCGAGGCCGAAGGGCGGGCCAGTTGCCTGCATGAGGCCAAGCCTTTGTTGGCGGGTATTCCGGAATGCGGGTTGAAGACGCAGATCGAGCGCGAGTTGGCCAGGCTGGTGCAACTGACGCCTGAGGAAATGAGCCAGGCGCTGGCGCAATTTGCCGCACAAATGCAGGCTCAGGCGGCGGCTCGTCAGCAGGTGCAGGCGGGTCAGATGCCTGCGGAGACGGTGATGCCGGCCGTCGTTGGCCGCAGCGATAGCGCCGTACGCGTCGATGAGCCGCCACCCGATTGGGCCTATGAGCCTATTTCCGATGCAGATCACGACGTGTACTCCGTGGGTGCTATGGGTGATGGGGGCGGCTGGCACAGCGGCAGCAAGCCGCAGGCGGGATACAAGTCCCGCGGCGACTGGAAAGGCAAGGGCGAGCGCAAAGGTGACTGGAAAGGACGTGGACGCCGGGATGATGTTGGCGGCTACGAAGGCCGGCGGGTCATGCCTTCGCTGGCCCGGCGGTTGTTGTGCCTGTTGTTGGCGCATCCCGAGTTGGTCGACACCATGGGTGATCAGCAACTTGAAGTCATCGACCATGGCCCCAATCTAGGTCTTGTACGCGACCTGATCGTCTTGGCCCAGGCCAGCGGAGCACGCCATGTCGGCGCGCTCATGGAGGCTGCCGATCCGGATTCGGACCTTTATGTCGTGCTAAAGGGCTTGCGCGCCGACATGATGGCCCAGGAGGATCTTCCCGAGCCGCTGACGGAGTGGAACGACGCGTTGCGTCGTATCGAGATCGATATCTTGCGCGGTGATATGACGAGTCTGGTCAACGAAGGTCTGCAGACGGAGGAGGCGCGCAAGCGTTATGCCGAACTCCGCCAGCGTTTGGCGGTCTTAAGTACAGCGGGTTTGCGATAA